One genomic region from Thermoleptolyngbya sichuanensis A183 encodes:
- a CDS encoding Na+/H+ antiporter subunit E gives MGGKLARQLILRLTIWFLLTANLSLANIVIGVTVALLLPRGDTGRNDRLSEWLRVLFKVFASIPQAYAEALEMILRPHKREEIVLQHVQPRRSPHLLFLDIFLITFTPKTIVLKYHEAGWFEVHRVTRGGPS, from the coding sequence ATGGGTGGCAAACTAGCTCGGCAGCTTATCTTACGGCTCACAATTTGGTTCTTGCTCACCGCAAATTTGAGCTTGGCAAATATCGTGATCGGCGTAACCGTGGCGCTGCTGTTGCCCCGGGGCGATACTGGCCGAAACGACCGCCTCAGCGAATGGCTGAGGGTGTTGTTCAAGGTGTTTGCCTCTATTCCTCAAGCCTATGCCGAAGCCCTTGAAATGATTCTCCGTCCCCACAAACGGGAGGAAATTGTTTTGCAGCATGTGCAGCCTCGGCGATCGCCCCACTTGCTTTTTCTGGATATATTTCTGATCACGTTCACACCCAAAACTATTGTGCTGAAATATCACGAAGCGGGCTGGTTCGAAGTGCATCGCGTGACGCGAGGGGGGCCATCATGA
- a CDS encoding DUF4040 domain-containing protein yields MPHSIFGPHDEYVYAITALLPLSAAMLVFQVNPYHALVIRGILGAVAALVYTLLGAADVALTEAMVGTMLAVTLYAVAVRSSMVLRLGVLKDEAIALNLLSEDASLPLGQSTPATSDSPLKSLINDLRLTFGKYHLRLELIPYLSPEDLQQALLEKEVHLTCTQLEADDPSTPHDVAVKATYQTATRLRRIYDILQAELPSSPAIAYVGPPTPGAKHP; encoded by the coding sequence ATGCCACACAGCATATTCGGGCCACACGACGAATACGTGTACGCAATTACGGCGCTTCTGCCTCTGTCCGCTGCCATGCTGGTGTTTCAGGTGAATCCCTACCATGCGCTAGTGATTCGCGGCATCCTGGGCGCAGTGGCGGCGTTGGTATACACGCTGCTGGGCGCAGCAGACGTGGCACTGACGGAGGCAATGGTGGGCACGATGCTAGCGGTAACGCTTTACGCGGTAGCGGTGCGTTCCTCGATGGTGCTGCGGCTGGGCGTGCTAAAGGACGAAGCGATCGCCCTCAACCTGCTTTCCGAGGACGCTAGCCTGCCTTTGGGGCAATCCACGCCAGCAACCTCGGACTCTCCTCTCAAGTCGCTCATCAACGACCTCCGGCTAACGTTTGGTAAGTATCACCTGCGACTGGAGCTAATTCCCTATCTCAGCCCAGAAGATTTGCAGCAGGCGCTCCTCGAAAAGGAGGTGCATCTCACCTGCACTCAGCTTGAGGCAGACGACCCCTCTACCCCACACGATGTAGCCGTGAAGGCGACTTACCAGACTGCCACGCGCCTCCGCCGCATCTACGACATCTTGCAAGCCGAGTTGCCCTCTTCCCCGGCGATCGCCTACGTTGGCCCACCCACTCCCGGAGCAAAGCACCCATGA
- a CDS encoding Na(+)/H(+) antiporter subunit B encodes MIWIYLLAGVAIFLKILLMPQPAPSELDFSIVEAIVQDSGVPNAVTGIIFRNRLYDTIFEVVVFTIAIMGAYFLLANEKPSAKFRRFTDEPSIVLARLGATIAALVGIELAIRGHLSPGGGFAAGVAGGTAIGLVAITSSSELMQGIYQRWHTARWEKVSVMIFIVLAVMTLVGLELPHGELGSLVSGGVIPILNILVALKVALGSWAVILVFIRYRGLL; translated from the coding sequence ATGATCTGGATTTATCTGCTGGCAGGCGTTGCCATTTTTTTGAAAATCCTGCTGATGCCCCAGCCTGCCCCTAGTGAACTGGATTTCTCCATTGTTGAAGCTATCGTGCAAGATAGCGGCGTGCCCAACGCCGTCACGGGCATCATTTTTCGCAATCGGCTCTACGACACCATTTTTGAAGTCGTGGTGTTCACTATTGCCATCATGGGAGCCTACTTCTTGCTGGCAAACGAAAAGCCTTCGGCCAAGTTTCGCCGCTTTACAGACGAACCCTCCATCGTGCTGGCACGGCTGGGCGCAACAATCGCGGCGCTGGTGGGCATTGAACTGGCGATTCGCGGACACCTTAGCCCTGGCGGTGGCTTTGCGGCTGGCGTGGCAGGCGGCACGGCTATTGGACTGGTGGCGATCACATCCTCTTCCGAACTGATGCAGGGCATCTATCAGCGCTGGCACACCGCCCGCTGGGAAAAAGTCTCGGTGATGATTTTTATCGTGCTAGCCGTGATGACGCTGGTGGGCCTCGAACTGCCGCACGGCGAACTGGGCAGCCTAGTCAGCGGCGGCGTGATTCCCATTCTGAATATTTTGGTGGCGCTAAAGGTGGCGCTGGGTTCCTGGGCGGTGATCCTCGTGTTTATCCGCTATCGAGGGTTGCTGTAG
- a CDS encoding YkvA family protein: MAFSLQSLYDWYRDVIRNPKYRWWIILGTIAYIVMPFDIAPDFIPVIGQIDDAIIITLLFTEVSQLLIERVKNKKEVVDSEQVTSADTPVDVQAVSID, translated from the coding sequence ATGGCGTTCTCCCTGCAAAGCCTCTACGACTGGTATCGCGATGTCATTCGCAATCCCAAATACCGCTGGTGGATTATCTTAGGCACGATTGCATATATCGTTATGCCATTCGATATCGCGCCCGATTTCATTCCCGTCATTGGTCAAATTGATGATGCGATTATTATCACGCTGCTGTTCACAGAAGTTTCTCAACTGCTAATCGAGCGCGTGAAAAACAAGAAAGAAGTGGTGGATTCTGAGCAGGTTACGTCTGCGGACACGCCTGTCGATGTGCAAGCAGTTTCCATCGATTAA
- a CDS encoding Uma2 family endonuclease, translating to MLKFYDPRLCLPSSEELPDSDETPVDNELQDLMPGLLKAILAQIWADRQDWFFGVDMGIYYDPEEPAIVPDGFLSLGVERIVDEELRLSYVLWEEQNIVPVLVLEVVSRRYRGEYNSKKAFYAEMGVKYYAVYSTRRRRKPPLEIYRLQDGVYTLQRDNPLWMPEIGLGLGRDRGTYLGITREWLYWYSEAGDRYPTPEERAAQAEQRLQDAAAELAAERQRTQRLLEQLRQRGIDPTELLEGLE from the coding sequence ATGCTCAAGTTCTACGACCCGCGCCTCTGTCTGCCCTCGTCCGAAGAACTGCCCGACTCCGACGAAACGCCCGTGGATAACGAACTCCAGGATCTGATGCCCGGTTTGTTGAAAGCAATCCTGGCCCAGATCTGGGCCGATCGGCAGGACTGGTTTTTTGGCGTAGACATGGGCATCTACTACGACCCAGAGGAGCCAGCCATCGTCCCCGACGGCTTTTTGAGCCTGGGCGTAGAGCGGATTGTAGACGAAGAATTGCGCCTTAGCTATGTGCTGTGGGAGGAGCAGAACATCGTTCCAGTGCTGGTGCTGGAGGTTGTCTCGCGCAGGTATCGGGGCGAATACAACAGCAAAAAAGCCTTCTATGCTGAGATGGGCGTGAAATACTACGCCGTTTATTCCACGCGCCGCCGCCGCAAACCGCCGCTAGAAATCTACCGCCTGCAAGACGGTGTGTACACGCTCCAGCGCGACAATCCACTGTGGATGCCGGAAATTGGGCTGGGGCTGGGGCGCGATCGCGGCACATACCTGGGCATCACGCGGGAATGGCTGTACTGGTATTCTGAAGCGGGCGATCGCTACCCCACGCCCGAAGAACGCGCAGCCCAAGCAGAACAGCGGCTCCAAGACGCGGCCGCAGAACTCGCTGCCGAGCGCCAGCGTACCCAGAGACTCCTGGAGCAACTGCGGCAGCGCGGCATCGACCCGACGGAGCTACTGGAAGGACTGGAATAG
- a CDS encoding sodium:solute symporter family transporter, whose translation MSVQSVALLVTLATAGGFALLGLVRASQQTMNLEDYMVSRNRFGPWMSFATVVASALGVWILFSPPQVGASSGIAGIVGYCLGSAAPLALFTQIGPRLRRILPQGHSLNEFVLCRFGNAMYLLALGVIVFYMFIYLAAELTAIAKAVQILADVPLGWTALVVIAATFLYTTYGGLGATIFTDAIQFAVMVPLLLVSFLVALAAMGGWEAALQPVRLNAPQLLSLGNVDGIKFGATLVLAIVAAEVFNQANWQRVYASRTDKTVQQAFLGSAVITLPLLMIAGALGLLAASLGFTDDRAFFSLLQQLALPLWFTVLVLVLALALVMSTLSSLLNGIASVFTIDLIRLFPQMQTSGLLRASRLLTVAVGLPAIAIAARGFDVLYLFLLADLVCAGAVFPVIWGLYSRRLTGQTAFFSALAGIGAGALFFPKPDFSPWNGLPFAGDLLVSFAVAIAVSAGIALVGSAIANRRQQFDFATLGDRSRAYAAPAPDQISIGK comes from the coding sequence ATGTCGGTTCAATCTGTGGCGCTGTTGGTGACGCTGGCAACGGCGGGCGGGTTTGCCCTGCTGGGGCTGGTGCGGGCCAGCCAGCAGACGATGAATTTGGAAGATTACATGGTCAGCCGAAATCGGTTTGGCCCGTGGATGTCCTTTGCCACCGTCGTTGCGTCGGCGCTGGGTGTGTGGATTTTGTTTAGCCCGCCCCAGGTGGGGGCCAGCAGCGGCATTGCGGGCATTGTGGGCTACTGTCTGGGGTCGGCGGCTCCCCTGGCGCTGTTCACCCAAATTGGCCCGCGCCTGCGCCGGATCTTGCCCCAGGGCCACTCCCTCAACGAGTTTGTGCTGTGTCGCTTCGGCAATGCGATGTATCTGCTGGCGCTGGGGGTGATTGTGTTTTATATGTTTATCTACCTGGCGGCGGAACTGACGGCGATCGCCAAAGCGGTGCAAATCCTGGCAGACGTGCCCCTCGGCTGGACGGCGCTGGTGGTTATTGCCGCAACGTTTCTCTACACCACCTACGGCGGCTTGGGCGCGACCATCTTCACCGACGCGATTCAGTTTGCGGTGATGGTGCCGCTGCTGCTGGTCAGCTTTCTCGTAGCGCTGGCGGCAATGGGCGGCTGGGAAGCGGCACTGCAACCCGTGCGGCTGAATGCGCCCCAACTGCTCTCGCTGGGCAACGTGGACGGCATCAAGTTTGGCGCAACGCTGGTGCTGGCAATTGTCGCTGCTGAGGTGTTTAACCAGGCAAACTGGCAGCGGGTCTACGCCAGCCGCACCGACAAGACCGTACAGCAGGCGTTTCTGGGGTCCGCGGTGATTACGCTGCCGCTGTTGATGATAGCGGGGGCGCTGGGGCTGCTGGCGGCCAGTTTGGGCTTCACGGACGATCGCGCTTTCTTTTCTCTGTTGCAGCAGCTTGCTTTGCCGCTGTGGTTCACGGTGCTGGTGCTGGTGCTGGCGCTGGCGCTGGTGATGAGTACACTGTCGTCGCTGCTGAATGGCATTGCCAGCGTGTTTACCATTGACCTGATCCGCCTGTTTCCGCAAATGCAGACCAGCGGGCTGCTGCGGGCTTCGCGGCTGCTAACGGTGGCGGTGGGGCTGCCCGCGATCGCCATTGCGGCACGGGGCTTCGACGTGCTGTACCTATTTCTGCTGGCGGATCTGGTCTGCGCTGGGGCTGTGTTTCCGGTGATTTGGGGACTTTACTCCCGTCGTCTGACTGGGCAAACTGCCTTTTTCAGCGCTCTCGCGGGCATTGGCGCAGGGGCCCTGTTCTTCCCCAAGCCCGATTTTTCACCCTGGAACGGCCTACCCTTTGCGGGCGACCTGCTGGTGAGCTTTGCCGTGGCGATCGCCGTTTCTGCTGGGATTGCTCTCGTCGGAAGTGCGATCGCCAACCGCCGCCAGCAATTTGACTTTGCCACCCTGGGCGATCGTAGCCGCGCCTACGCCGCTCCTGCACCCGATCAGATTAGCATCGGAAAGTAA
- a CDS encoding DUF4126 domain-containing protein, which yields MPTPTLVAAFPSLPFPNMDWNLIIDLCIGIGLSAAAGFRLLVPFLVLSMAALFGHFPVAPDLQWVDSFPALLTLGVAVLVEVIAYFVPWLDTLLDLVAFPASIIAGTLLTAAFSSGLDPFLRWSLAILAGGGAAGAMRGLSGFSRQLTTIFTGGLANFLITSLEILIAVVLSVLAIALPGAAIGFLLGLLGLLGRLWLRVRTGLLGQPVAESPAPAAAAPPPPSPPV from the coding sequence ATGCCAACTCCAACCCTCGTCGCCGCCTTCCCCTCTCTCCCCTTCCCTAACATGGACTGGAACCTAATCATTGACCTCTGCATCGGCATCGGCCTCAGCGCGGCTGCTGGTTTTCGGCTGCTGGTTCCGTTTTTGGTGCTGAGCATGGCGGCGCTGTTTGGGCATTTCCCGGTTGCGCCCGATTTGCAGTGGGTAGACTCGTTCCCGGCGCTGCTCACGCTGGGCGTGGCGGTGCTGGTGGAGGTGATTGCCTACTTTGTGCCGTGGCTGGATACGCTGCTGGATTTGGTTGCGTTTCCCGCGTCGATTATTGCGGGGACGCTGCTGACGGCGGCGTTCTCCAGCGGGCTAGACCCGTTTTTGCGGTGGAGTTTGGCGATTTTGGCGGGGGGCGGCGCGGCGGGCGCAATGCGGGGGCTGTCGGGGTTTTCGCGGCAGTTGACCACAATCTTCACAGGCGGACTGGCGAATTTTTTGATTACGTCGCTGGAAATCCTGATTGCGGTGGTGCTGTCGGTGCTGGCGATCGCCCTTCCTGGCGCAGCGATTGGCTTCCTCCTGGGTCTGTTGGGGCTATTGGGGCGGCTGTGGTTGCGAGTCCGAACTGGACTGCTGGGACAGCCCGTAGCGGAATCACCCGCGCCTGCCGCCGCTGCGCCACCCCCGCCATCTCCCCCTGTCTGA
- a CDS encoding calcium-binding protein has translation MPTARLNEQRLTTGRSIGQPTGRSLGIGLTSINDFSPQLPFLDLFKTARAWIPQTSQVWNTGEAVQNLDAHGWPTRLPTAAKGTTYTKLSTLLLRDIPGAYRPGRYVVMYDGQGTLEYGFNAAKLENLSRPGRDVIQVDPAKDAGILLSITATDPQKTGDYLRNIRVYHEDDLPLVAQGSVFNPTFQERIRNFGTLRFMDWMETNDSTQREWRDRPKPTDASWAWKGASVETMVALANEMQVSPWFNMPHQATDEYIANFAAYVRDHLDPNLRVYVEFSNEVWNWQFDQAHYAQAQAEARWGKDVQGGWMQWYGMRAAQTAKIWKETFAEKSGGNRLAAQDRVIAVLATQTGWKGLETYALNTPAWVAEGNEPAWKAVDAYAVTGYFGNNLGSPTHADTVRAWLSEPDGGFAKAFQHLREGGLLGDSKDSVKDTIALFKYHADIAQRHNLQLVAYEGGQHIVGTSGIENDAQLTEFFIALNRRPEMAELYQQLLDGWKEAGGTLFNHFVDIARPSKWGSWGMMESLDQTDAPKYTALQAFMSANPRWWAEPDLGAVPPDPPRPSDPLNLAGTDGNDRLIGGAGSDTLMGGAGNDTLMGHDGGDRLDGGPGADELVGGRGNDTYVIDHVGDRVIERADGGIDTVEASISYTLPDHIENLTLKGTAPEGIGNLLRNGILGNFRSNTLAGMGGHDRIRGFDGHDWLDGGSGNDTLEGGRGNDTYVVASLGDGVIELLRAGADTVIALISWVLGDSLENLTLRGDALTGRGNGLSNLIIGNGADNLLWGGGGDTLRGEGGNDTLKGEAGNDVLVGDGGNDLLVGGVGRDTLTGGTGRDSFDLSTTRSGGLDTLIDFRPGEDVLLVPAAEFGLADLAGTLPTTLPTTLLRQGTRAVREGDRFIYDRSTGNLFFDPDGSGSAPQVQIAQLPAGVAIAAANILVF, from the coding sequence ATGCCAACGGCACGTTTGAATGAGCAGCGGTTAACCACAGGGCGATCCATAGGGCAACCCACAGGGCGATCGCTCGGCATCGGTCTGACGAGCATCAACGACTTTTCGCCCCAGCTTCCGTTTCTTGACCTGTTCAAAACAGCCCGCGCCTGGATTCCGCAAACCAGCCAGGTCTGGAATACCGGCGAGGCGGTGCAAAATCTGGATGCCCACGGCTGGCCCACCCGTCTGCCCACTGCCGCCAAAGGCACGACGTACACCAAGCTCAGCACGCTGCTGCTGCGCGACATCCCCGGAGCCTATCGCCCCGGCCGCTATGTGGTGATGTATGACGGGCAGGGCACGCTGGAATACGGTTTTAACGCCGCAAAACTGGAGAACCTGTCCCGGCCCGGCCGCGACGTGATCCAGGTTGATCCCGCCAAAGACGCGGGCATTCTGCTCTCGATCACCGCGACCGACCCGCAGAAAACGGGCGACTATCTGCGAAACATCCGCGTCTATCACGAAGACGACCTGCCGCTGGTGGCGCAAGGCTCAGTCTTCAATCCCACGTTTCAGGAGCGGATTCGCAACTTTGGCACACTGCGGTTCATGGACTGGATGGAGACCAATGATTCCACCCAGCGCGAATGGCGCGATCGCCCCAAACCGACCGACGCAAGCTGGGCCTGGAAAGGCGCGTCGGTAGAAACAATGGTGGCCCTGGCAAATGAGATGCAGGTATCGCCCTGGTTCAACATGCCGCACCAGGCAACGGATGAATACATTGCCAACTTTGCCGCCTACGTTCGCGACCACCTCGACCCCAACCTGCGGGTGTATGTGGAATTTTCCAACGAGGTGTGGAATTGGCAGTTTGACCAGGCGCACTATGCCCAGGCGCAGGCCGAGGCCCGCTGGGGCAAAGACGTGCAGGGCGGCTGGATGCAGTGGTATGGCATGAGGGCGGCGCAGACCGCCAAAATCTGGAAGGAAACCTTTGCAGAAAAGAGCGGTGGCAATCGCCTTGCAGCGCAAGATCGCGTCATCGCTGTGCTGGCTACGCAAACGGGCTGGAAGGGGCTAGAAACCTATGCGCTAAACACGCCCGCCTGGGTTGCCGAGGGCAACGAACCCGCCTGGAAAGCCGTCGATGCCTACGCCGTTACAGGCTACTTTGGCAACAACCTGGGCAGCCCCACCCACGCCGACACGGTGCGCGCCTGGCTTTCGGAACCCGACGGCGGCTTTGCCAAAGCCTTTCAGCACCTCCGCGAGGGCGGTCTGCTGGGCGACAGCAAAGATTCCGTCAAAGACACGATCGCCCTATTCAAGTACCACGCCGACATCGCCCAGCGCCACAACTTGCAGCTCGTCGCCTACGAGGGCGGGCAGCACATCGTCGGCACGTCGGGCATCGAAAACGACGCGCAGTTGACCGAGTTTTTCATCGCGCTCAACCGTCGCCCCGAAATGGCGGAACTCTATCAACAACTGCTCGACGGCTGGAAAGAGGCAGGCGGCACGCTGTTCAACCATTTTGTGGATATTGCCCGGCCCAGCAAATGGGGCAGTTGGGGCATGATGGAAAGCCTCGACCAGACCGATGCGCCCAAGTACACCGCCCTGCAAGCCTTCATGAGCGCCAATCCTCGCTGGTGGGCAGAACCAGACTTGGGCGCTGTGCCGCCAGATCCCCCCCGCCCGTCTGACCCGCTGAACCTAGCGGGAACCGATGGCAACGATCGGTTAATCGGTGGCGCGGGCAGCGACACCCTGATGGGCGGCGCCGGCAATGACACGCTGATGGGGCACGACGGGGGCGATCGCCTCGACGGGGGCCCTGGGGCCGATGAGCTAGTCGGCGGCAGGGGCAACGATACTTACGTGATAGACCATGTGGGCGATCGCGTGATTGAGCGAGCCGACGGCGGCATCGACACGGTAGAGGCCAGCATCAGCTACACTCTACCCGACCATATAGAAAACCTGACGCTGAAGGGCACAGCGCCAGAGGGCATTGGCAATTTGCTCCGTAACGGGATATTGGGCAATTTCCGCAGCAACACGCTGGCGGGCATGGGCGGCCACGACCGGATACGCGGCTTCGACGGGCATGACTGGCTGGATGGGGGCAGCGGCAACGACACGCTGGAGGGCGGTCGCGGCAACGATACCTATGTCGTAGCCAGCCTCGGCGATGGGGTCATTGAACTGCTCAGGGCGGGAGCTGATACGGTGATTGCCTTGATCAGCTGGGTGCTGGGCGATTCTTTAGAAAACCTCACCCTCCGCGGCGATGCCCTCACGGGGCGCGGCAATGGGCTGAGCAATCTGATCATTGGCAATGGAGCCGATAATCTGCTCTGGGGCGGCGGCGGCGACACCCTACGCGGCGAGGGTGGTAATGACACGCTCAAAGGCGAAGCCGGAAATGACGTGCTAGTCGGCGATGGGGGGAACGACCTGCTGGTGGGTGGCGTGGGCCGTGACACGCTGACTGGCGGCACAGGGCGCGATTCCTTTGACCTCTCGACCACGCGCAGCGGCGGACTGGACACGCTGATCGACTTTCGCCCCGGTGAGGATGTGCTGCTGGTTCCCGCTGCGGAGTTTGGTCTGGCAGATTTGGCAGGGACATTGCCTACAACACTGCCTACAACACTCCTGCGCCAGGGCACGCGGGCAGTGCGAGAGGGCGATCGCTTCATTTATGACCGCAGCACGGGCAACCTGTTCTTTGACCCCGACGGCAGCGGCAGCGCTCCCCAGGTGCAAATTGCTCAGCTACCCGCAGGCGTGGCGATCGCCGCAGCAAATATTCTGGTGTTCTAG
- a CDS encoding pentapeptide repeat-containing protein yields MDRKDVMALLTIAVFLGSLATAVGLVRMGNAAKAGRVNQLLRTKACVSCDLERVRLNNAELDEVDLQYANLQNVLMRGADLKRANLSSANLTGAALDRADLRKTLLTDATLGGAVLAEARLEEADLRRAYLGDADLERAQLNAAYLGETIFSRANLQAATLNRAYLVGANLGEANLTGVDARNADLRRVYLGNARLKDARLRNANLSRANLTRTDMRRAKLQQTTLNDTDLTAANLSEANLAGASLLRANLGRAQLPGANLQRANLQSVNLRRSNLTGANLTDANLSGASLNGAKLDGATLCRTTMPDGAIAHDDCPVPLDPFAPNSPATPEAPAASASPTGAAPAETPLPTPAP; encoded by the coding sequence ATGGATCGAAAAGATGTCATGGCGCTGCTCACGATCGCCGTCTTTTTGGGATCGCTGGCCACCGCCGTAGGATTGGTTCGTATGGGCAATGCCGCAAAAGCTGGGCGAGTCAATCAGCTCTTGCGGACGAAAGCCTGCGTCAGTTGCGACTTGGAGCGCGTCAGGCTGAATAATGCAGAACTCGATGAAGTAGACCTGCAATATGCCAACCTCCAAAACGTACTGATGCGCGGAGCAGACCTGAAGCGGGCAAACTTGAGCAGTGCCAACCTGACCGGAGCCGCCCTAGACAGAGCCGACCTGCGGAAGACACTCCTGACCGATGCAACGTTAGGTGGGGCAGTTTTGGCAGAGGCGCGGCTGGAGGAAGCCGATCTGCGGCGGGCCTATCTAGGGGATGCAGACCTAGAGCGGGCCCAGCTTAATGCGGCCTATCTGGGGGAAACAATTTTTAGTCGGGCAAATCTGCAGGCAGCCACGCTCAATCGAGCCTACTTGGTGGGTGCAAACCTGGGCGAAGCGAACCTGACGGGCGTGGATGCGCGAAATGCCGATCTGCGGCGAGTTTATCTGGGCAATGCGCGGCTCAAGGATGCGAGGCTTCGCAACGCCAACTTGTCGCGGGCAAACCTGACCCGCACCGACATGCGCCGCGCCAAGCTGCAACAGACTACGCTCAACGATACCGACCTAACGGCTGCCAACTTGAGTGAGGCAAACCTAGCGGGAGCCAGTCTGCTGCGGGCCAACCTGGGGCGGGCCCAACTGCCAGGGGCAAACCTGCAACGCGCCAACCTGCAATCGGTGAACCTGCGACGATCGAACCTGACAGGCGCAAACCTGACCGATGCGAACCTGTCCGGAGCTAGCCTGAACGGGGCAAAGCTAGACGGCGCGACGCTCTGCCGCACAACGATGCCCGATGGGGCGATCGCCCACGATGATTGCCCCGTTCCCCTCGATCCGTTTGCTCCCAATTCACCAGCCACTCCCGAAGCGCCTGCCGCCAGCGCTTCGCCAACAGGAGCCGCGCCCGCTGAAACTCCCTTGCCTACGCCCGCGCCCTGA
- a CDS encoding carbohydrate ABC transporter permease, with protein sequence MSPRFQRPGGGDRPSQDTLTAWLFLAPALAFLGVFVFFPIAYLAYLSLTQGSFTRSGIHWVGLQNYTRLLATPDFWQVLGNTLYFTAATVLPSLVLPLGLAVLLNRAVKFRDWLRAAYFIPSITSLVAVGLGWRWLFQTDGPVNAALGWLGITPIPWLGSTTWAMPVLILFSIWKQLGFNLVVFLAGLQTIPQSRYEAAELDGANDWQQFWHITLPGLRPTLVFAIVTTTLFTLRSFEQPYVITGGGPLNTTNLLVYYVYTEAFAQFDFGYAAAAATLLLLITLLLIYLQFNFQFKG encoded by the coding sequence ATGTCCCCAAGGTTTCAAAGACCCGGTGGGGGCGATCGCCCTTCGCAGGATACCCTCACCGCCTGGCTGTTTCTCGCCCCAGCCCTGGCGTTTTTGGGCGTTTTTGTATTTTTCCCGATTGCCTATCTCGCCTATCTCAGCCTGACCCAGGGCAGCTTCACCCGCAGCGGCATCCACTGGGTAGGGCTACAAAACTATACACGGTTGCTGGCTACGCCCGATTTTTGGCAAGTGCTGGGAAATACGCTCTACTTCACCGCGGCCACAGTGCTGCCCAGCCTAGTCTTGCCGCTTGGATTGGCTGTGTTGCTGAATCGAGCCGTGAAGTTTCGGGACTGGCTGCGAGCGGCATATTTCATCCCTTCGATTACGTCTCTGGTGGCCGTGGGTCTGGGCTGGCGCTGGCTATTCCAAACCGATGGCCCCGTCAATGCGGCGCTGGGCTGGCTGGGGATTACCCCAATTCCGTGGCTAGGCAGCACCACTTGGGCCATGCCCGTGCTAATTTTGTTCAGCATTTGGAAGCAGCTTGGATTTAACCTCGTCGTTTTTTTAGCGGGGCTGCAAACCATTCCCCAAAGCCGCTACGAAGCCGCCGAGCTAGACGGAGCCAATGACTGGCAGCAGTTTTGGCACATTACACTTCCGGGACTGCGGCCCACCCTGGTTTTTGCAATCGTCACAACGACCCTCTTCACGCTCCGCAGCTTCGAGCAGCCCTACGTGATCACAGGCGGCGGCCCGCTGAATACCACGAACCTGCTGGTCTATTACGTCTATACCGAAGCCTTCGCCCAGTTTGATTTTGGCTATGCGGCGGCGGCGGCGACCCTGCTGCTGCTAATCACGCTGCTGCTGATTTATCTCCAGTTCAATTTCCAGTTTAAAGGGTGA